One genomic segment of Danio aesculapii chromosome 15, fDanAes4.1, whole genome shotgun sequence includes these proteins:
- the tmem160 gene encoding transmembrane protein 160: MASIRWLTGSRLSRLVCPFAQLVRQPVLQYVRPPVRALHRGSARRAAEKNPLNSRARAVEQQYFTELDKADALMLRKSHETGFLSWFRNGLLATGIGVIAFVQSDVGREAGYAFFILGGMCVSFGGASYVTSLLSLRRIMLLSLPAVLLHTAVVSSAALFWLCAVSLYIGRLEVEIIHDEDDEEHGADESSECAECRARRDREKGQDK; this comes from the exons ATGGCTTCTATCAGATGGTTAACGGGTAGCCGGTTGTCTCGGCTCGTGTGTCCGTTCGCTCAGCTCGTGCGACAGCCTGTGTTGCAGTATGTGCGGCCTCCGGTGCGAGCGCTTCACCGGGGGAGCGCGCGCCGGGCGGCGGAGAAAAACCCGCTGAACAGTAGAGCACGAGCAGTGGAGCAGCAGTACTTCACGGAACTAGATAAAGCTGATGCGCTG ATGCTGCGAAAGTCACATGAAACAG GTTTTTTGTCCTGGTTCCGGAATGGTCTGCTGGCGACAGGCATCGGTGTTATTGCCTTTGTGCAGAGTGATGTGGGCAGAGAAGCTGGATATG CGTTCTTCATCCTGGGCGGGATGTGTGTGTCATTCGGCGGAGCCTCGTATGTGACCAGTCTTCTGTCTTTGAGGAGGATCATGCTTTTGTCTCTGCCAGCAGTGCTGCTCCACACGGCCGTGGTGTCCAGCGCTGCCCTCTTCTGGCTGTGCGCAGTATCGCTCTACATCGGCCGGTTGGAGGTGGAGATCATCCACGACGAGGATGATGAAGAGCACGGAGCAGATGAAAGCAGCGAGTGTGCCGAATGCAGGGCCCGACGCGACAGAGAAAAAGGCCAGGACAAGTGA